A window of the Fulvia fulva chromosome 3, complete sequence genome harbors these coding sequences:
- a CDS encoding Glutathione S-transferase-like protein ustS has translation MTDQIILYDAPSKAPRRSFSPNTWKVRAILNYKNIPYRTEWLEFPDIRPTLKSFGIPPNDPSEHFDHSIPAVKLPDGTFVMESAQVAQALEKYQPDPPVYPDSESAIRAQELVTQFGNRLSVAYLHRLPDMLLTPESAKWYHEARTRLIGASLYDLRDSPDLGEGVAWKNAEPTFAVLKEFLSENPEGPYAMGQQVSYADFVLLGFWKILGKIDVEGDLFGRVMEMDRKFEEHERACRKFCEKDD, from the exons ATGACTGACCAGATCATCCTCTACGATGCTCCATCGAAAGCACCTCGCCGGTCGTTCAGCCCGAATACATGGAAAG TGCGAGCTATACTCAACTACAAGAACATCCCATACcgcaccgaatggctagaATTCCCCGACATCCGACCCACCCTGAAGTCCTTCGGCATCCCACCGAACGACCCAAGCGAACACTTCGACCACTCCATTCCCGCTGTCAAGCTCCCAGATGGTACCTTCGTCATGGAATCTGCGCAAGTTGCTCAAGCTCTTGAGAAGTACCAGCCAGATCCGCCAGTCTACCCTGACAGCGAAAGTGCCATCCGTGCCCAAGAACTCGTCACGCAGTTCGGGAACCGCCTCTCAGTAGCATATCTCCACAGACTCCCAGACATGCTCCTCACCCCAGAGTCAGCCAAATGGTACCACGAAGCTCGGACAAGGTTGATTGGCGCAAGTCTTTATGATCTTCGAGACAGCCCTGATTTGGGCGAAGGTGTCGCTTGGAAGAATGCAGAGCCCACCTTCGCCGTGTTGAAGGAGTTTCTCAGCGAGAATCCGGAGGGGCCGTATGCAATGGGTCAGCAAGTCAGCTATGCGGACTTTGTGCTATTGGGGTTCTGGAAGATTCTGGGAAAGATTGATGTGGAGGGCGATTTGTTTGGGAGGGTTATGGAGATGGATAGGAAGTTTGAGGAGCATGAGAGGGCTTGTCGGAAGTTCTGTGAGAAGGATGATTGA
- a CDS encoding Serine/threonine-protein kinase SRPK, whose amino-acid sequence MWGVISSDLTATSSLSPFNIALCSSSLEQYRETLCAMSFTLLRRAWKSIHPLAWKPLVFPNQGIASIPANEKVEEETIPGYIATRYYPVRIGEIIQDRYQVVGKLGFGLSSTVWLARDLDGCRHVALKLYVQSDCLESELDTELDVYRRIESAPNHHPGRHAVRSMLDSFELATPSGRHRCLVHEPLWDSALNIKHRNPVRRLPQPVVAFLLKRLFLALDLLHRECHVAHTDIKEANILLPADPSVLTHFEQQELAEPSPQKEVDGGVIYLSREMGTPKAFGAPVLCDFGSAVALDDGQEHREDIQPDVYRSPEVILDVPWTYSVDIWNVGCMVWDAFEGEHLFTGCDPEHGAYRGRAHLAEMIALLGPPPPSLLARSHLRSKFFSKEGDFCAGIAVPRTRTLDHRESSLQGEENKEDRECFLRFVRKMLQWEPEARSCARELAEDEWILKHTTDV is encoded by the exons ATGTGGGGTGTAATATCTTCAGACCTGACAGCGACATCTTCATTATCGCCCTTCAATATTGCTCTCTGTAGTTCCTCTCTTGAGCAATATAGGGAGACCTTATGTGCTATGTCTTTTACACTGCTTCGCCGCGCATGGAAGTCCATCCACCCCCTCGCCTGGAAGCCTTTAGTATTTCCCAATCAGGGCATTGCCTCCATACCTGCCAACGAGAAGGTCGAGGAGGAAACCATTCCAGGATACATCGCGACACGATATTATCCCGTCAGGATCGGAGAAATCATTCAGGATCGCTACCAGGTCGTTGGTAAATTAGGCTTTGGACTTTCCTCGACCGTATGGCTGGCACGAGATCTCGA CGGGTGCCGGCATGTTGCTCTCAAACTTTATGTACAATCAGATTGCTTGGAAAGTGAGCTAGACACCGAGCTCGATGTATACAGAAGGATCGAGAGCGCACCCAACCACCACCCGGGCCGTCATGCTGTGCGCTCTATGCTCGACTCGTTTGAGCTCGCTACGCCGAGTGGCAGACACCGATGCCTGGTACACGAGCCTCTCTGGGATAGCGCGCTCAACATCAAGCACAGAAATCCTGTACGGAGATTGCCACAGCCAGTCGTGGCCTTCCTGCTAAAGCGATTATTCCTCGCGTTAGACCTGCTACATCGGGAGTGTCACGTAGCCCACACCGACATTAAGGAAGCCAACATCTTGCTCCCAGCAGATCCCTCTGTGTTGACACATTTTGAACAGCAGGAACTAGCAGAGCCGAGCCCTCAGAAAGAAGTCGATGGCGGTGTGATCTACCTCTCCCGCGAAATGGGCACGCCGAAAGCCTTTGGCGCGCCTGTGCTGTGTGACTTCGGATCGGCTGTAGCACTGGACGATGGGCAGGAGCATCGCGAGGACATCCAACCCGATGTCTATCGGTCCCCAGAAGTTATCCTGGATGTCCCGTGGACATACAGCGTAGACATTTGGAACGTGGGATGCATG GTTTGGGACGCCTTCGAGGGCGAGCACCTGTTCACTGGTTGCGATCCAGAGCACGGCGCATATCGGGGGAGAGCCCATCTTGCCGAGATGATCGCCCTTCTCGGGCCTCCTCCACCAAGTCTGCTCGCTCGGTCGCATCTAAGGAGCAAATTCTTTTCTAAAGAAG GCGACTTCTGCGCAGGGATTGCTGTGCCTCGCACTCGGACGCTTGATCACCGGGAGTCATCTCTGCAAGGAGAAGAGAACAAAGAGGATCGAGAGTGTTTCCTACGCTTTGTGCGCAAAATGCTACAGTGGGAACCGGAAGCTCGTAGCTGCGCTCGGGAATTAGCAGAAGACGAATGGATTCTAAAGCATACTACAGACGTCTAA
- a CDS encoding Asp-hemolysin: MTPFSSSNTRSILSIPFSQQRSRSISTTMAYKQWIALKLRSRLRKGDIRVKEARLESGKFYRGSKDNEISSSEVNKTVIPPQGQGLVTSCGRSDAAIGTEGYLTIYESDGEHETKICRVYWSAPWGAFPNILNILDWDPNTSDYSISKDDVQQDSTIGNVEIVFAKLA; encoded by the exons ATGACGCCGTTCAGTTCTTCAAACACTCGA TCTATCCTTTCAATTCCATTCTCTCAACAGAGATCACGCTCCATCTCCACAACGATGGCTTACAAGCAATGGATCGCTTTAAAGCTCCGAAGTCGCCTGCGTAAGGGTGACATCCGAGTTAAGGAGGCTAGGCTCGAATC TGGCAAATTCTACCGGGGTAGCAAAGACAACGAGATCAGCAGCAGTGAAGTCAACAAGACAGTCATCCCACCCCAAGGTCAGGGCCTCGTGACTTCTTGCGGGCGTTCAGACGCGGCCATTGGCACCGAGGGCTATCTGACCATTTACGAATCGGACGGCGAGCACGAGACAAAGATCTGCCGGGTCTACTGGAGCGCACCCTGGGGTGCGTTCCCGAATATCTTGAACATCCTGGACTGGGACCCTAACACGTCCGATTACTCCATTTCGAAAGACGATGTGCAGCAGGACTCGACCATTGGAAACGTCGAGATCGTCTTTGCCAAGCTGGCATAA
- a CDS encoding Sphingomyelinase, producing MDSTPRPFFAIAHRVLTDYGIRSALSHGANAIEIDMTAWSSGWWADHDGLPTSAGDTAEKMFQIVTEERKAGKNIIFVWLDLKNPDYEPNASRRTSVEGLRRLAREILQPVGVKVLYGFYKSTIGKRAYYSIRGGLNANEAINVDGDVTMAEKELQNLPRGQQVYSNGFFDLASKFEGPLANLTAASKCASFGKVFGWTLANHNDKTKVARLVNDAHVDGLIYGFKHTHYYDDKDTKAAFDDITRTILAGDRYRLANINDDPWSA from the coding sequence ATGGACTCGACCCCTCGCCCATTCTTTGCAATCGCTCACCGTGTCCTCACAGACTACGGTATACGATCTGCCCTTTCGCACGGAGCAAATGCCATCGAGATCGACATGACTGCTTGGTCCAGTGGCTGGTGGGCGGACCATGATGGGCTGCCTACTAGCGCGGGCGACACTGCAGAGAAGATGTTCCAGATCGTTACAGAAGAGCGCAAGGCTGGCAAGAACATCATATTTGTCTGGCTGGACTTGAAGAATCCTGACTACGAACCCAATGCCAGCAGAAGGACAAGTGTCGAGGGACTCAGGAGGCTCGCTCGCGAGATTCTGCAACCTGTCGGAGTCAAGGTTCTCTATGGATTCTACAAGTCTACCATTGGCAAGAGGGCGTACTACTCGATACGCGGAGGCTTGAACGCCAATGAGGCTATCAATGTGGATGGAGATGTCACCATGGCTGAAAAGGAGCTCCAAAACTTGCCTCGAGGACAGCAGGTTTATTCAAATGGGTTTTTCGACCTTGCTTCAAAGTTTGAGGGTCCATTGGCCAATCTAACGGCGGCCTCTAAGTGCGCATCGTTTGGAAAGGTATTTGGATGGACACTTGCCAATCACAACGACAAGACAAAGGTCGCCCGACTTGTGAATGACGCCCATGTCGATGGCCTTATCTATGGTTTCAAGCACACGCACTACTACGATGACAAGGATACAAAGGCCGCGTTTGATGATATTACGCGCACTATACTGGCAGGTGACCGCTACCGCTTGGCGAACATCAATGATGATCCTTGGAGTGCATAG